In a genomic window of Dermochelys coriacea isolate rDerCor1 chromosome 11, rDerCor1.pri.v4, whole genome shotgun sequence:
- the ACTR3 gene encoding actin-related protein 3 produces the protein MAGRLPACVVDCGTGYTKLGYAGNTEPQFIIPSCIAIKESAKVVDQAQRRVTKGVDDLDFFIGDEAIEKPTYATKWPIRHGIVEDWDLMERFMEQVIFKYLRAEPEDHYFLLTEPPLNTPENREYTAEIMFESFNVPGLYIAVQAVLALAASWTSRQVGERTLTGTVIDSGDGVTHVIPVAEGYVIGSCIKHIPIAGRDITYFIQQLLREREVGIPPEQSLETAKAVKERFSYVCPDLVKEFNKYDTDGTKWIKQYTGINAISKKEFTIDVGYERFLGPEIFFHPEFANPDFTQPISEVVDEVIQNCPIDVRRPLYKNIVLSGGSTMFRDFGRRLQRDLKRTVDARLKLSEELSGGRLKPKPIDVQVITHHMQRYAVWFGGSMLASTPEFYQVCHTKKDYEEIGPSICRHNPVFGVMS, from the exons gTATACAAAACTGGGATATGCTGGAAATACAGAACCACAGTTCATCATTCCTTCAT GTATTGCAATCAAGGAATCGGCAAAAGTTGTTGATCAAGCACAAAGGAGGGTTACGAAAGGTGTGGATGATTTAGACTTCTTTATTGGGGATGAAGCAATAGAAAAACCAACTTATGCAACAAAG TGGCCTATCCGTCATGGTATAGTTGAAGACTGGGACTTGATGGAGAGGTTTATGGAGCAAGTTATCTTTAAATATCTAAGAGCAGAACCGGAAGATCATTACTTTCTTTTG ACTGAACCTCCACTAAATACTCCGGAAAATAGGGAATATACTGCTGAGATAATGTTTGAGTCGTTCAACGTTCCAGGGCTGTACATTGCTGTTCAG GCTGTCCTTGCCTTAGCTGCATCTTGGACATCGAGACAGGTAGGGGAACGGACATTGACTGGCACAGTTATAGACAGTGGAGATGGTGTTACTCATGTCATTCCTGTG GCTGAAGGCTATGTGATTGGCAGCTGTATCAAACATATTCCAATTGCAGGACGAGATATAACATACTTCATTCAGCAACTGCTGAGAGAGCGAGAAGTAGGAATTCCTCCTGAGCAATCCTTGGAAACCGCTAAAGCCGTGAAG GAGCGCTTTAGTTATGTCTGCCCTGATTTAGTAAAAGAATTTAACAAGTATGACACAGATGGTACAAAATGGATTAAACAGTATACTGGAATCAATGCAATCTCAAAAAAAGAATTCACCATTGATGTTGGCTATGAGAGATTCCTGGGGCCGGAGATCTTCTTTCATCCTGAG TTTGCTAATCCTGACTTCACACAACCCATTTCAGAAGTAGTAGATGAAGTTATTCAGAATTGTCCTATTGATGTTAGACGTCCTTTGTATAAG AATATTGTCCTCTCTGGAGGTTCGACCATGTTCAGGGACTTTGGTCGCCGTTTACAACGAGATTTGAAAAGAACTGTTGATGCCCGACTGAAACTCAGTGAGGAACTGAGTGGTGGCAGACTGAAG CCCAAACCTATTGATGTACAAGTCATTACTCATCATATGCAAAGATATGCAGTTTGGTTTGGAGGATCAATGTTGGCTTCCACA cCCGAGTTCTACCAAGTATGCCACACCAAAAAAGATTATGAAGAGATTGGTCCTAGCATCTGTCGTCACAACCCAGTGTTTGGAGTCATGTCTTAA